The following are from one region of the Leptospira terpstrae serovar Hualin str. LT 11-33 = ATCC 700639 genome:
- a CDS encoding DUF4269 domain-containing protein has product MHSLPSNSFLGTDYLQFGTAKQQELFRDLEEWKILKCLHGFKPTLAGTIPLNIDTDSSDVDILVKFNILSHLQKICYAKFRNLPNYSFSEKTISLRVTLVCRFETKKFQYEIFGQAIEPTEQYGWIHMIVENRFLTLADPTFREEIRNLKKQGIKTEPAFCKVLDLKGDPYKILLQWNQKTDEQFRELLSQKGFQINPN; this is encoded by the coding sequence ATGCATTCCCTCCCATCCAATTCGTTCCTCGGCACTGACTACTTACAATTTGGGACAGCCAAACAACAAGAATTGTTTCGAGATTTAGAAGAATGGAAAATTCTAAAATGCTTACATGGTTTCAAACCAACACTTGCTGGCACAATCCCCTTAAATATTGATACAGATTCAAGCGATGTGGATATCCTGGTAAAATTTAACATTCTTTCCCACTTACAAAAGATTTGTTATGCCAAATTTCGCAATCTACCAAATTATAGTTTTTCAGAAAAAACAATTTCACTTCGCGTAACGCTAGTTTGTCGCTTTGAAACAAAAAAGTTTCAATATGAAATTTTTGGACAGGCAATCGAACCTACTGAACAGTATGGTTGGATTCATATGATAGTTGAAAATCGGTTTTTAACATTGGCAGATCCAACATTCCGAGAAGAAATTAGAAATCTAAAAAAGCAAGGAATCAAAACAGAACCTGCTTTTTGTAAAGTTTTGGATTTGAAAGGAGATCCTTACAAAATCCTTCTCCAATGGAACCAAAAAACTGATGAACAGTTTCGAGAATTACTCTCCCAAAAAGGATTTCAAATCAATCCAAACTGA
- a CDS encoding SDR family oxidoreductase, which produces MKTINSELPVVVTGGSGYIASWIVKYLLEDGKSVRTTVRSLKDTKKIEHLLELQNQFKDKLTLFEADLLTEGSFDKAIEGAELVIHTASPFFVAGIKDAKKQLVEPALQGTRNVLLACNRISTVKRVVLTSSVASIHSDNIDSLKVSNNTFTEEDWNTTSSLNHQPYAYSKTLAEKEAWEIQKQQTRWDLVVINPSFVMGPSLSKRLDGTSVEFMKNMLKGVFRTGVPDTKMGFVDVRDVAKAHILAGFTPNAKGRHITSAEVMPMLGVAKIIKENFGNRYSVPTGNLPKALVYVIGPFFGLSWGYTKNNIGQPLNYNHQYSKTDLGLTYRSLKETFVDHVNQMESSGLL; this is translated from the coding sequence ATGAAAACAATCAACTCAGAGTTGCCCGTTGTTGTAACGGGAGGATCCGGATACATTGCTTCTTGGATCGTTAAATATCTGTTAGAAGACGGTAAGTCAGTGCGAACTACGGTTCGTAGTTTAAAAGATACAAAAAAAATTGAACACCTACTAGAATTACAAAATCAGTTCAAAGACAAACTTACGTTATTCGAAGCTGATTTATTAACTGAAGGAAGTTTTGATAAAGCGATTGAAGGTGCTGAACTTGTGATTCATACCGCCTCTCCTTTTTTTGTTGCAGGAATTAAGGATGCAAAAAAACAACTGGTTGAACCAGCACTGCAAGGTACGAGAAATGTTCTTTTAGCCTGCAATCGCATATCTACCGTAAAACGAGTTGTATTAACTTCAAGTGTTGCATCCATTCACAGTGATAATATTGATTCTTTAAAAGTTTCCAACAACACCTTTACGGAAGAAGATTGGAACACAACAAGTTCACTCAATCACCAACCTTATGCTTATTCAAAAACTTTAGCAGAAAAGGAAGCTTGGGAAATCCAAAAACAACAAACACGTTGGGATTTAGTTGTGATCAATCCTTCCTTTGTGATGGGTCCTTCACTTTCCAAAAGACTTGATGGAACCAGTGTTGAGTTTATGAAAAATATGCTGAAGGGAGTGTTTCGCACAGGTGTTCCCGATACGAAGATGGGATTTGTAGATGTAAGGGATGTGGCAAAGGCACATATCTTAGCAGGATTTACTCCGAACGCGAAAGGAAGACATATCACATCCGCCGAAGTGATGCCGATGTTAGGTGTTGCTAAAATCATTAAAGAAAATTTTGGGAATCGTTATTCTGTTCCTACTGGAAATTTACCTAAAGCACTTGTATACGTGATTGGTCCATTCTTTGGTTTGAGTTGGGGATATACAAAAAATAATATTGGTCAACCACTCAATTATAATCACCAGTATAGTAAAACTGATTTAGGTTTAACCTATCGTTCGCTCAAAGAAACTTTTGTGGATCATGTGAACCAAATGGAAAGTTCAGGTTTGTTATAA